A genomic segment from bacterium encodes:
- the menC gene encoding o-succinylbenzoate synthase, which produces MAAVIISSCSLFTYRLPLSRELTLKQESLIEREGLLLRLVDVSGHIGWGEIAPLPGFSSESLTEAKAQATTLAGSLVRRDLPETIFDLRRSMGRHGGSLLPSVRCGFEAAALHLAAEREQRAISFTPNPHDKSSVPLNALLSGDEADILEKATLLVSQGYRAVKLKVGRQSLEADIALTYRLHARLNGRATLRLDANRAWSFDQAMEFAKAVEILPLEYVEEPLMDPSGLAELAKAWKLPLALDESLIDLPPEKLYHFVGLKALILKPMLLGGFVAALDWAKWGRRRDLISMVSSSFESSVGLMLLGHFAAQLSPDIPCGLDTSDWFVENLLERPLPTQSGSLQLDRTVTLPDGILLDKLTEVKRG; this is translated from the coding sequence ATGGCTGCTGTGATAATCTCCTCTTGTTCGCTCTTTACTTATCGGCTTCCTCTGAGTAGGGAGCTCACACTTAAGCAAGAATCGCTGATCGAACGAGAAGGGTTGTTGCTTCGGCTGGTTGATGTCTCAGGGCATATTGGTTGGGGGGAGATCGCACCACTTCCCGGATTCAGTAGTGAATCGCTAACCGAGGCAAAGGCACAGGCCACAACTCTGGCGGGCAGTCTTGTCAGACGGGATCTTCCGGAAACGATTTTTGATCTTCGCAGATCGATGGGGCGCCATGGCGGCAGTCTCCTGCCGTCTGTACGGTGCGGGTTTGAGGCTGCGGCATTGCATTTGGCTGCCGAGAGAGAACAACGGGCAATCTCTTTCACGCCCAATCCACATGACAAGAGCTCCGTTCCGCTGAATGCCCTCTTATCCGGCGACGAAGCCGACATCCTGGAGAAAGCGACCCTATTAGTCAGCCAGGGTTACCGAGCCGTGAAACTGAAAGTCGGAAGACAGTCGCTGGAGGCGGATATCGCACTCACTTATCGTCTTCATGCTCGCCTGAACGGCCGAGCCACACTGCGACTTGATGCAAATCGAGCGTGGTCATTTGACCAGGCGATGGAATTTGCCAAAGCAGTGGAGATTCTACCGCTCGAATATGTCGAGGAACCGCTAATGGATCCTTCCGGTCTGGCGGAACTGGCCAAAGCCTGGAAGCTTCCTCTCGCGTTGGATGAAAGCCTGATCGATCTCCCCCCGGAAAAGTTGTATCACTTCGTTGGTCTGAAAGCACTCATCCTCAAACCGATGCTGCTGGGTGGATTTGTTGCCGCACTGGATTGGGCGAAGTGGGGAAGACGTCGCGATCTTATCAGTATGGTCAGTTCTTCGTTTGAGTCATCTGTGGGCCTGATGTTGCTGGGGCATTTCGCCGCACAGCTTTCTCCCGATATTCCCTGTGGCCTGGATACATCGGACTGGTTCGTAGAGAACCTTCTGGAACGCCCATTGCCGACGCAATCCGGTTCGCTTCAACTGGATCGCACGGTCACCCTGCCAGATGGCATTCTTCTTGATAAATTGACTGAGGTGAAGCGTGGCTGA
- a CDS encoding acyl-CoA thioesterase: protein MFIHQTTIRLHHTDAAGLLFFADQFKLAHDAYESFMESIGYPFAPLLRTSQYLLPIVHAEADYGAALSTGDKITIQVTAERVGDTSFTLTYRLLRDGNEPVGSVKTVHVLVDKRTGQTLTLLPDLRTKLAAIAATA, encoded by the coding sequence ATGTTCATTCACCAGACCACCATACGTTTACATCATACCGATGCCGCCGGCTTACTCTTTTTCGCTGACCAGTTTAAGCTGGCACACGATGCCTATGAAAGCTTTATGGAGTCAATAGGCTATCCGTTCGCTCCGCTATTGCGGACCTCACAGTATCTTCTGCCGATAGTTCACGCGGAAGCGGACTATGGCGCCGCCCTCAGTACCGGAGATAAGATCACTATTCAGGTAACAGCGGAGCGGGTCGGCGACACTTCCTTCACGCTCACATATCGTTTGCTCCGCGATGGAAATGAGCCGGTTGGATCAGTTAAGACTGTGCATGTTCTCGTCGACAAACGTACCGGTCAAACTCTGACCTTGCTCCCCGATCTGAGAACGAAGCTGGCAGCTATTGCGGCAACCGCCTGA
- a CDS encoding molecular chaperone has protein sequence MAKTDSTPSSDSRPGWGLLWVLIFFLVFSTNIVAGVLVAPTVVFVNDKNRTARLDINNTGTTPQEVTISFAYGLPVSDSQGNVTVMLQDSNITDPRSAVEWVKAFPRQIVIPPNGTQVVRFVANPPKDLPAGEYWARIVVRSKDGDTKIPTATEPDAITTKLNMIMQTAIMLKYRTGELGTEVALTNTQAIQTDSTVYVMVDLANKGNASYVGVLTARLLDADQKELARQQTDIAVYRELKRKIEFPISAPGKYKIELGITTEGRTDIAPEDMIPGNKVYSTVDIQ, from the coding sequence ATGGCAAAGACAGATTCAACCCCATCGTCCGACTCGCGTCCGGGATGGGGTTTGCTTTGGGTCCTGATCTTCTTCCTGGTCTTCTCCACTAATATAGTAGCGGGTGTCCTGGTCGCTCCGACTGTCGTGTTCGTTAATGACAAGAACCGGACGGCGCGGCTTGATATCAACAATACGGGGACTACTCCGCAGGAAGTAACGATCAGTTTTGCCTATGGTCTGCCGGTCTCCGACAGCCAGGGGAATGTGACCGTCATGCTCCAGGACTCGAACATCACCGATCCTCGCTCGGCCGTCGAGTGGGTAAAGGCGTTTCCGCGTCAGATCGTCATTCCGCCGAATGGCACTCAGGTGGTCCGATTCGTCGCCAATCCACCCAAGGATCTTCCCGCCGGCGAATACTGGGCACGGATCGTGGTTCGCTCAAAAGATGGTGATACCAAGATCCCGACTGCAACTGAGCCCGACGCTATCACGACCAAACTGAACATGATCATGCAAACAGCGATCATGCTGAAGTATCGTACCGGGGAACTGGGAACCGAAGTTGCGTTAACCAACACCCAGGCGATTCAGACGGACAGCACGGTCTATGTCATGGTCGACTTGGCCAATAAGGGAAATGCATCTTACGTGGGCGTGCTGACTGCTCGTTTGCTCGATGCCGATCAGAAGGAACTGGCACGTCAACAGACGGATATTGCGGTCTATCGCGAACTCAAGCGCAAGATCGAATTCCCTATCAGCGCACCTGGAAAATACAAGATCGAACTGGGAATCACGACTGAGGGGAGAACGGATATCGCCCCGGAAGATATGATCCCCGGTAACAAGGTCTATTCGACAGTAGACATTCAGTAA
- a CDS encoding T9SS type A sorting domain-containing protein codes for MERRILLLIVCLSALVTTATAQSLVWSKHYGGYFNEGGYGCQTTADGGYVAIGSTYSFGSGDHDLYIIRLDSLGDTLWAKTAGGTGTDYGRDLQVTADNGFLCVGSTTSSGAGGGDLLLVKYNQYGDQLWSKTIGGTAADEGWSIRATSDSNYIICGTTSSTGAGYADLWLVKVDESGNLLWSKTFGGVGGESGMAVRETWDGYVAIGSTGSFGTGYSSIYMVKTSFDGDSLWAISLGGSRADYGYSLEITPEFGLLVVGATNSYGLGYNDAYVIKTTAGGTVEWERTFGGTRDDRAYAVSYTADGNYVITGTTESSGAGGSDIYVLKIDPLGQQLWSTTQGGTQSDYCRSICVDSKGNYLLAGYTYSYSIGGSDLYLATLVGDQATPVEDDPVTGLPFGYVLDQNYPNPFNAGTTIEYALPRRAEIGLAIYNLLGQVVKRWPLESQPAGHYRVFWDGRTDDGHDLASGVYFFRLEAVEFHSVRKLVLLK; via the coding sequence ATGGAACGGCGAATACTACTTTTGATTGTCTGTCTGAGCGCGTTGGTGACGACCGCGACTGCGCAGTCGCTTGTCTGGTCGAAACATTACGGCGGCTATTTTAACGAAGGTGGCTATGGATGTCAGACCACGGCCGATGGCGGCTATGTGGCGATCGGCTCCACCTATTCATTTGGCTCCGGCGACCATGATCTCTATATCATCAGGCTTGATTCTCTCGGCGACACACTCTGGGCGAAAACCGCCGGAGGGACCGGGACCGATTACGGCCGCGATCTTCAGGTAACAGCGGACAACGGTTTTCTCTGCGTCGGATCTACTACGTCATCTGGCGCCGGCGGCGGCGACCTTTTGCTGGTCAAGTACAATCAGTACGGAGATCAGCTCTGGAGCAAAACGATCGGTGGCACTGCCGCTGATGAAGGCTGGTCGATCCGTGCCACGAGCGACTCAAATTACATCATCTGCGGCACGACCAGTTCTACCGGTGCGGGCTATGCAGATCTCTGGCTGGTCAAGGTCGACGAGTCAGGAAATCTTCTTTGGAGCAAGACCTTCGGAGGAGTCGGGGGAGAGTCCGGCATGGCAGTGCGGGAAACCTGGGATGGGTATGTCGCGATCGGCTCAACTGGTTCATTCGGTACCGGCTACAGTAGTATCTACATGGTGAAAACCTCCTTCGATGGCGACTCACTCTGGGCAATTTCGCTCGGCGGGTCGCGCGCAGATTATGGATATTCATTGGAGATCACACCCGAATTTGGATTACTCGTGGTCGGAGCTACCAATTCATATGGCCTCGGCTACAATGATGCCTACGTGATCAAAACAACCGCCGGGGGGACAGTGGAATGGGAACGGACATTTGGCGGGACGCGCGATGATCGTGCTTATGCTGTTAGCTACACCGCCGACGGTAATTATGTGATCACTGGCACAACCGAATCATCGGGTGCGGGAGGGTCGGATATCTACGTGTTGAAAATCGACCCACTCGGTCAGCAACTCTGGTCCACAACTCAGGGCGGCACTCAATCCGATTACTGTCGTTCGATCTGTGTTGATTCAAAAGGCAACTATCTGTTGGCTGGATATACCTATTCGTACTCAATTGGCGGCTCGGATCTTTATCTGGCCACCCTGGTCGGCGACCAGGCGACGCCGGTGGAAGATGACCCGGTTACCGGACTTCCGTTCGGATATGTCCTCGATCAAAACTACCCCAACCCCTTTAATGCGGGAACCACGATAGAATACGCCTTGCCGCGTCGGGCCGAGATCGGTCTGGCGATCTATAACCTGCTCGGACAGGTGGTGAAGCGGTGGCCTTTGGAATCACAGCCGGCTGGCCATTATCGGGTATTCTGGGATGGCCGCACCGATGACGGGCATGATCTGGCTTCCGGAGTCTATTTCTTCCGTCTGGAGGCGGTCGAATTCCACTCCGTCCGTAAACTGGTTCTATTGAAATGA
- a CDS encoding DUF4402 domain-containing protein, whose amino-acid sequence MIPLWQKLTLLSIFVVALLLLPSMAEAQAIDVSLVNNLAFGNVFPGAPKVISKHAAGAAAEFHVSGNAGDEVLITFLSLPTYINMGGFNMNVIISDTDCAMDSSATPNQSNPGYNNLNPWQPITYRLGSNGLTIWLGATVVPSLGQKPGSYTGLIQIRAEYTGN is encoded by the coding sequence ATGATACCTCTCTGGCAAAAACTGACTCTGCTGTCGATCTTCGTCGTGGCGCTATTGCTTCTGCCGTCAATGGCCGAAGCTCAGGCGATCGATGTTTCGTTGGTGAATAATCTGGCGTTCGGGAATGTGTTCCCCGGAGCGCCCAAGGTGATCTCCAAACATGCCGCGGGAGCGGCGGCCGAATTTCATGTTTCCGGGAATGCCGGCGACGAAGTACTTATCACTTTCTTGAGCCTCCCGACCTATATCAACATGGGGGGATTCAACATGAACGTGATCATCTCCGACACCGATTGCGCCATGGACTCCAGCGCCACTCCAAATCAATCCAATCCGGGCTATAATAACCTCAATCCCTGGCAGCCGATCACCTACCGACTGGGAAGTAATGGCCTGACTATATGGCTCGGCGCCACAGTTGTTCCATCCCTTGGTCAAAAACCAGGCAGCTATACTGGCCTGATCCAGATCAGGGCGGAATACACCGGAAATTAG
- a CDS encoding DUF4402 domain-containing protein: MRSFINRLILLVIAVLVIGGGNVMAQERAAIQALATVVSSLSIVGTNNLQFGTVTPGVTKSVDKATIGFAGEWEITGTSSAELTMDFTLPDTMRTVDSLGAMRIDFSATDVAFSDGTGNQSTPTGTLNPNGPSVRRIGGGGMMTVWIGGTVYPRVSQTGGDYSAEILLTVAYTGS, encoded by the coding sequence ATGCGCTCATTCATCAATCGCCTGATCCTGCTGGTGATCGCCGTTCTGGTGATCGGTGGTGGGAATGTCATGGCGCAGGAACGTGCCGCAATCCAGGCGCTGGCCACTGTGGTCTCGTCGCTTTCGATTGTCGGTACCAATAATTTGCAGTTTGGGACAGTGACGCCTGGCGTCACCAAGTCCGTCGACAAAGCCACGATCGGCTTTGCGGGAGAGTGGGAGATCACCGGGACTTCGTCCGCCGAGTTGACCATGGATTTCACGTTGCCCGACACGATGCGGACAGTCGACAGTCTTGGCGCGATGAGAATTGACTTCAGCGCGACCGATGTCGCTTTCAGCGACGGAACCGGAAACCAGAGCACTCCAACAGGTACGCTCAACCCGAACGGACCCTCGGTCCGACGGATCGGCGGTGGCGGGATGATGACGGTTTGGATCGGCGGAACGGTCTATCCTCGTGTTTCGCAAACCGGCGGTGACTACAGCGCGGAGATATTGCTGACGGTGGCATATACCGGTAGTTGA
- a CDS encoding thrombospondin type 3 repeat-containing protein: protein MNRLSSFHCAVLLAIVLLVPGSLFATIHNITMSGTSFTPSTVNVNHSDTVRWTLVSGVHNTVSYPASAKTWNSGTMSTAGQTFQIVILPADGPGPFPYRCTFHETFGMTGTINVIVADSDGDGVADPVDNCPSVPNPLQEDNDMDTKGNACDNCINQVNPGQEDADLDGIGDICDGDDDNDGVLDPSDNCPFVNNPGQEDNDLDGMGDACDIDDDDDGVLDVADNCPFVDNPSQVNTDGDLLGDACDPDDDNDGVLDPSDNCPLLSNVSQQDDDGDLVGNPCDNCPVDPNPLQEDTDQDGIGDVCDLGCCTGTTGNVNESVSETPDLSDLSLLISYLTTTPRPALPCPEEANVNASTAGAPPHVDLSDLSLLISYLTVTPRPTLPNCP from the coding sequence ATGAATCGTCTGTCATCTTTCCATTGCGCAGTGCTGCTGGCAATCGTCCTGCTTGTCCCCGGCAGCCTCTTCGCCACCATCCACAATATTACGATGAGCGGCACTTCGTTCACTCCCTCCACTGTTAATGTCAATCACAGCGACACGGTTCGCTGGACGCTGGTGAGCGGTGTTCACAATACCGTTTCCTACCCTGCTTCCGCCAAAACGTGGAACTCGGGAACAATGTCGACGGCCGGGCAGACCTTTCAGATCGTCATCCTCCCGGCTGATGGCCCTGGTCCATTTCCGTACCGATGTACTTTTCACGAGACTTTCGGCATGACCGGAACCATCAATGTCATCGTCGCCGATAGTGACGGTGACGGCGTCGCCGATCCGGTGGACAATTGCCCGAGCGTTCCGAATCCACTGCAGGAAGATAATGACATGGACACCAAGGGGAATGCCTGCGACAACTGCATCAATCAGGTCAACCCCGGACAGGAAGATGCTGATCTTGACGGTATCGGAGACATTTGCGACGGCGACGATGACAATGACGGTGTGCTCGACCCGAGCGACAACTGTCCTTTCGTCAACAATCCCGGTCAGGAAGACAATGATCTCGATGGAATGGGCGATGCCTGTGACATCGATGATGACGACGACGGAGTTCTTGATGTGGCGGACAACTGTCCATTTGTCGATAATCCGAGTCAGGTCAATACTGACGGCGACCTGCTGGGAGATGCCTGCGACCCCGACGATGACAACGATGGAGTGTTGGATCCGAGCGATAACTGCCCGTTGTTGAGTAATGTCAGCCAGCAGGATGATGATGGCGACCTGGTGGGGAATCCCTGTGACAATTGTCCGGTCGACCCCAATCCACTGCAGGAAGATACCGACCAGGATGGGATCGGCGATGTTTGTGATCTTGGCTGCTGCACCGGCACTACCGGTAATGTCAATGAATCAGTCAGTGAAACTCCAGACCTCTCTGATCTGTCGCTCTTGATCTCGTATCTGACAACCACACCCCGACCTGCGCTCCCATGCCCGGAAGAGGCGAATGTGAATGCGTCGACCGCCGGTGCTCCGCCCCATGTCGATCTGTCCGACCTGTCACTGTTGATCTCCTATCTAACAGTAACTCCGCGACCGACTTTGCCTAATTGCCCGTGA
- the pepF gene encoding oligoendopeptidase F: protein MTPTQPSRMLRLALVVMAGILCFGLIAQAQTGQLKQRSEIDPQYQWKLADMYPSVEAWERDFEFLKANYSRLDQFRGRLTSSPETLHAAFKLRDSLSLISDNLYVYANLKLDEDNRVSESQERGDRISSLNAQLGEASSYFEPEILAMDDATLTGFVGSPALAEYAFYLKSLIRSKEHILSDKEEALLAAAAPVSGAFSRIFNMINDADINYGTIIDENGNEVELSKGRYSNMLESSDRRVRRDANQAYNKAYLKYVNSLSATLASSVKKDHWLAKTRKYPTCLDMSLDPNAIPTSVFYKIIEAVNANLTPLHKWASLRKRMMGIDTLYPYDLWVPLVKEGQKKYEYEEAVDIITRGLQPMGKIYMADFSKGLSSGWVDVYETEGKGSGAYQWGTYSSHPYLLMNYSGSMEDVFTLAHEMGHAMHSFYTNQHEPYQYSNHYLFTAEVASTCNEAVLIKYMLEKTKDKQEKINLLNYYITQIIGTFYTQVWFSEFELAIHKRVEEGGALSADYFRQTYREIYQKYWGPELVIDSLNDVGGLRISHFYRQYYVYQYATCYAAAQMISQRILEKQKGALEQYQQFLNTGSSMYPVDVLKAAGVDMTTTEPVDRTIKLFGSLVDQLEKLLMEQNAPAKGKKG, encoded by the coding sequence ATGACACCAACGCAACCCTCAAGGATGCTTCGCCTGGCCCTCGTGGTCATGGCCGGCATCCTCTGTTTCGGCCTGATCGCTCAGGCACAAACCGGGCAGTTGAAGCAACGCTCCGAGATCGATCCGCAATATCAGTGGAAGCTGGCGGATATGTATCCTTCGGTCGAGGCATGGGAGAGAGATTTTGAATTTCTGAAGGCAAACTACTCCCGGCTCGATCAATTCCGGGGCCGTCTCACGTCATCGCCGGAAACCCTGCATGCCGCCTTCAAACTTCGCGACAGCCTTTCGCTGATCTCAGACAATCTGTATGTATATGCCAACCTGAAGTTGGATGAGGATAATCGGGTCAGCGAAAGCCAGGAGCGCGGCGACCGTATCTCCAGCCTCAATGCCCAATTGGGCGAAGCGTCATCCTATTTCGAACCAGAGATATTGGCGATGGATGATGCCACCCTGACCGGTTTCGTTGGTTCCCCTGCCTTGGCCGAATACGCCTTTTATTTGAAGTCCCTGATCCGCAGCAAAGAACACATTCTTTCGGATAAGGAAGAAGCACTGCTTGCGGCGGCCGCGCCGGTAAGCGGGGCGTTTTCGCGAATTTTTAATATGATCAACGATGCCGATATCAACTACGGCACGATCATTGATGAAAACGGCAACGAGGTGGAGCTGTCCAAGGGGCGCTATTCGAATATGCTGGAATCCTCGGATCGCCGAGTCCGACGTGATGCCAATCAGGCATACAATAAGGCATATCTCAAGTATGTGAATTCGCTGAGTGCCACCCTGGCATCCTCGGTCAAGAAGGACCATTGGCTGGCCAAGACCCGCAAGTATCCGACCTGTCTCGACATGTCACTGGACCCGAATGCCATTCCAACCTCCGTTTTCTACAAGATAATCGAAGCGGTGAATGCAAATCTCACGCCTTTGCATAAGTGGGCGTCACTGCGCAAGAGAATGATGGGGATCGACACACTCTATCCGTATGACCTCTGGGTTCCGCTCGTCAAGGAGGGCCAGAAGAAATACGAATATGAAGAGGCAGTCGATATTATCACGCGCGGATTGCAGCCAATGGGGAAGATATACATGGCTGACTTCTCCAAAGGGCTGTCCTCCGGATGGGTCGATGTGTACGAAACGGAAGGAAAAGGTTCCGGCGCCTACCAGTGGGGAACGTACAGTTCTCACCCGTACCTGCTGATGAATTACTCAGGCTCGATGGAGGATGTGTTTACGCTTGCCCACGAGATGGGGCATGCCATGCATTCCTTCTACACCAATCAGCATGAGCCGTATCAGTACAGCAACCACTACCTTTTTACCGCGGAGGTTGCTTCGACCTGCAATGAGGCGGTCCTCATCAAATACATGCTGGAGAAGACCAAGGATAAGCAGGAAAAGATCAATCTGCTGAACTACTACATCACCCAGATCATCGGCACGTTCTATACCCAGGTATGGTTCTCCGAATTCGAACTGGCAATTCACAAGCGTGTGGAAGAAGGCGGTGCGCTGTCGGCCGATTACTTCCGTCAGACCTATCGCGAGATCTACCAAAAGTACTGGGGCCCGGAGCTGGTGATCGACTCGTTAAACGATGTTGGCGGTTTGCGGATCAGCCACTTCTATCGGCAATATTACGTTTATCAGTATGCGACCTGCTATGCGGCCGCCCAAATGATCTCACAGCGCATTCTGGAGAAACAGAAAGGCGCGCTGGAGCAGTATCAGCAATTCCTGAACACCGGTAGCTCGATGTATCCGGTCGACGTGCTCAAAGCCGCCGGCGTTGACATGACGACCACGGAACCGGTCGACCGAACGATCAAACTGTTTGGATCGCTGGTTGATCAACTGGAGAAGCTGCTCATGGAGCAGAATGCCCCCGCCAAGGGAAAGAAGGGGTGA
- the menE gene encoding o-succinylbenzoate--CoA ligase: protein MADFAVELVTRERHFSAEESARHVGVVAANLQRRSIPPGERVALLARPTSLTVFAILGLLRSGLIVFPLNPKLPQSVQRDLMARFACKAVIVEAAESDRFPNIETISAESLLSESSAVAVASDLSENRPAVIVATSGSTGQPKGVLLTYDNLRFNALGSNENLPFWRDDRWLLSLPLFHVGGLGILFRAMVGSGCVAIPEDGETLVESCARLSVTHLSLVPTQLLRLLDDLESTGSRMQGLKAILLGGSPLPADLVARTRTHHLPIFTSYGMTEMGSQVTTTKPGEPSDKLMTSGRILRYREIRVDGSGEILVRGETLFAGYLTEKGHELPLDADGWFHTGDIGSIDSDGYLTVVGRRDNMFISGGENIYPEEIEAVIRECQGVEEVVVVPVRSVQWGDRPAAFIRMTTGSKIDISLLKDVMSERLPKYKFPEHFLEWPTDLQSSLKPSRPYFAALAREMIRRLPQ, encoded by the coding sequence GTGGCTGATTTCGCCGTGGAGTTGGTTACGCGCGAGCGTCATTTCTCCGCCGAAGAGTCCGCGAGGCATGTCGGAGTGGTAGCCGCTAATTTGCAGCGGCGGTCAATTCCCCCCGGTGAAAGAGTGGCTCTGCTTGCCCGACCAACCAGCCTGACGGTATTTGCAATTCTTGGATTACTTCGATCAGGTCTGATCGTTTTTCCCCTGAATCCCAAACTCCCCCAATCGGTGCAACGCGATCTTATGGCGCGCTTTGCTTGCAAAGCGGTCATTGTTGAAGCAGCAGAATCAGATCGGTTTCCCAATATTGAGACGATATCAGCGGAGTCACTCCTTAGCGAATCGTCCGCCGTGGCTGTTGCGTCAGATCTTTCCGAAAACAGGCCAGCGGTGATTGTCGCTACCTCGGGTTCAACCGGCCAGCCTAAAGGGGTCTTGCTGACCTATGACAACCTTCGATTTAATGCGCTCGGCTCGAATGAGAATCTGCCGTTTTGGCGAGATGATCGATGGTTGCTTTCACTGCCTCTGTTTCATGTCGGCGGGTTGGGAATTCTCTTTCGGGCAATGGTCGGTAGCGGATGCGTTGCGATTCCGGAAGATGGCGAAACGCTCGTTGAATCCTGCGCTCGCCTGTCTGTAACACACCTCTCATTGGTGCCGACTCAGCTTCTGCGTCTTCTCGATGATCTGGAATCAACCGGAAGCCGCATGCAGGGACTGAAAGCGATCCTTCTGGGAGGAAGCCCACTCCCTGCCGATCTGGTCGCACGTACCCGCACTCATCACCTTCCGATTTTCACAAGTTATGGCATGACCGAAATGGGTTCACAGGTCACCACGACCAAGCCTGGAGAACCGAGCGATAAGTTGATGACTTCGGGAAGGATTCTTCGATATCGAGAAATTCGTGTCGATGGATCCGGCGAGATTCTGGTTCGCGGCGAGACACTTTTTGCCGGTTACCTGACGGAGAAAGGCCATGAGCTTCCTCTTGATGCCGATGGGTGGTTCCATACCGGAGATATCGGGAGTATCGACTCCGATGGATACCTGACCGTAGTGGGGCGCCGTGACAACATGTTTATCTCCGGAGGAGAAAATATCTATCCGGAGGAGATCGAGGCAGTCATTCGCGAGTGTCAGGGAGTGGAGGAAGTGGTGGTGGTGCCGGTTCGTTCTGTGCAATGGGGGGACCGTCCTGCCGCTTTCATTCGTATGACCACTGGATCCAAGATCGATATCTCATTGCTCAAAGATGTCATGTCCGAACGACTGCCGAAGTACAAATTCCCAGAGCACTTCCTCGAATGGCCCACAGATCTGCAGTCAAGTCTTAAGCCGAGTCGACCCTATTTTGCCGCGCTTGCCCGGGAGATGATCAGGCGGTTGCCGCAATAG
- a CDS encoding 1,4-dihydroxy-2-naphthoate polyprenyltransferase, which yields MTSSTPTGFKVWLLAARPKTLWASVSPILIGIAMAYEAGKGDLLSAAAALLAGVMLQVAANFANDYIDHAKGIDRPDRLGPLRVTQAGLISPSAMKFATALVLLVAFLLGVFLVYRAGWPVVVIGLSSILFALLYTAGPYPLGYHGWGDLFAFVFFGPVATAGTYYVQALALSNEVIIAGCAPGLFSVAILTVNNLRDIESDARAGRKTLAVRFGRQFAQNEYLLSVVLATAAIPIYLTLAVPGKPQLMIAALSVIAAIPVVKSVRRDSGPVLNETLAATGKLELMYAILFSIGWLL from the coding sequence ATGACCAGTTCCACACCAACAGGATTCAAAGTCTGGCTATTGGCCGCTCGCCCCAAAACGCTTTGGGCGTCAGTTTCGCCGATCCTTATCGGCATTGCCATGGCTTACGAAGCGGGGAAGGGGGATCTGCTTTCAGCGGCCGCAGCGCTGCTGGCGGGTGTAATGCTGCAGGTAGCCGCCAATTTCGCCAATGACTATATCGACCACGCCAAAGGGATCGACCGACCTGACCGCCTGGGTCCGCTCCGAGTCACGCAAGCCGGTCTGATTTCGCCTTCGGCCATGAAGTTCGCCACAGCGCTGGTCTTACTGGTCGCGTTTCTCCTCGGAGTATTTCTGGTCTATCGTGCCGGCTGGCCTGTTGTGGTGATCGGATTATCCTCTATCCTGTTTGCATTGCTGTATACCGCCGGGCCATACCCACTCGGATATCATGGGTGGGGAGATCTGTTTGCTTTCGTGTTTTTTGGGCCGGTCGCTACTGCCGGGACTTACTATGTACAGGCCCTTGCGCTGTCAAACGAGGTCATCATCGCCGGATGTGCACCCGGGCTTTTTTCGGTTGCCATCCTGACGGTCAATAACCTGCGAGATATCGAGAGCGACGCACGCGCCGGGCGAAAGACGCTGGCCGTCCGGTTCGGAAGGCAGTTCGCCCAGAACGAATATCTGCTTTCGGTGGTATTGGCGACTGCGGCCATTCCGATCTATCTCACTCTCGCCGTTCCCGGAAAGCCACAACTCATGATTGCCGCACTGAGTGTTATCGCGGCGATACCAGTAGTCAAGTCGGTCAGACGAGACAGCGGCCCAGTGTTGAATGAAACGCTTGCCGCCACCGGCAAACTGGAATTGATGTATGCTATACTCTTTTCGATCGGATGGCTGCTGTGA